A section of the Festucalex cinctus isolate MCC-2025b chromosome 9, RoL_Fcin_1.0, whole genome shotgun sequence genome encodes:
- the tspan17 gene encoding tetraspanin-17 — MNRKYKYKGAEVSCCVKYFLFGFNIIFWLLGAAFLAIGLWAWAEKGVLSNLSSITDLGGFDPVWLFIVVGAVMFVLGFAGCIGALRENTRLLKFFSVFLGLIFFLELAAGILAFVFKDWIKDQLNFFINNNIKAYRDDIDLQNLIDFAQGYWACCGADGPDDWNLNMYFNCTEQNHSRERCGVPMSCCLKDPVGVINTQCGYDVRRKEKLDQQSYIYTKGCVGQFEKWLQDNLIIVAGTFVGIALLQIFGICLAQNLVSDIKAVKANW; from the exons ATGAacagaaaatataaatataaaggaGCAGAAGTCAGCTGCTGCGtcaaatacttcctgtttggaTTCAATATTATATTTTGG TTACTGGGAGCAGCATTCCTCGCCATAGGCCTGTGGGCATGGGCAGAGAAG GGCGTGCTGTCCAATCTGTCATCCATCACAGATCTTGGAGGTTTCGACCCTGTTTGGCTCTTTATTGTTGTCGGCGCGGTCATGTTCGTGCTGGGCTTTGCCGGCTGCATTGGAGCACTGCGGGAGAACACGCGCCTGCTTAAATTT TTCTCCGTGTTCTTGGGTTTGATCTTCTTCTTGGAGCTCGCCGCGGGAATCCTCGCCTTCGTCTTTAAGGACTGGATCAAAGACCAGCTCAACTTCTTCATTAACAACAATATCAAGGCTTACCGGGATGACATCGACTTGCAGAACCTCATTGACTTCGCCCAGGGATAT TGGGCATGCTGTGGTGCTGACGGCCCCGATGACTGGAACTTGAACATGTACTTCAACTGCACTGAACAGAACCACAGTAGGGAGCGCTGTGGTGTCCCTATGTCTTGCTGTCTCAAAGACCCTGTG GGTGTCATCAACACGCAGTGTGGTTATGATGTTCGACGTAAAGAG AAGCTGGATCAACAAAGTTACATCTATACCAAAGGCTGCGTGGGGCAATTTGAAAAGTGGCTGCAGGACAACCTCATTATTGTTGCTGGCACCTTTGTTGGGATCGCACTTTTACAA ATTTTTGGAATCTGCCTGGCTCAGAACCTGGTCAGTGACATCAAAGCTGTCAAAGCCAACTGGTGA
- the synpo gene encoding synaptopodin → MEMEKGHMSLRREVSWSPGGLTKPIQAAQQATTVEECNKTHETTGLKTEQMSSKTNLTRSVSLSEKELKEARLRSHIIAAQLTVPSSSSSRGVQLFNRRKQRVSAFTLESSGVQSKGDITGNVKPNPSCSKLTWTERSREEKDKDLNYKNCTSSPLFVPIGRIQAAGDNMEEQGDHYAKEDVAEPSTVQERHFLPVKEMDEQEEEERDLVYKELEGKVKDELPPERENTNPIAMSLMESEAAINGGHTASPPLENLSNGPPMTTVTTSKQTTIINRTARPFFSPLTVQSQEAASPVMDNLPARSAFTAPQSVAVSPPPPPAYPTPPLPAFTNKPPKADYFSPPVTSPSNPPPHPAFTVSQNAASPHPHYGPPTAPKPSTFVPQSFAERKLTPPIKTESLEDSAAKRPTKKSMFTFKEKKVVAPNPELLSLVQGVDEKKKQRQRSVPEPASEEELLALGAEASNFLAKEEERAEEAKAPEWTSCLKSSRTYTRVEHKPEQTLNDASGKGADLFAKRKSRMEKYVIENQNAGHHIRSPSPTMSLPPSWVYPSNMPGRVKAIAKNSDMCAQLAQNVKAQQTAKPKPRQTAPAIQVQETPPLENGCSKIEMDLSRHRPYQLNSSLFILKPVKDPLSTLPKGAPQSKNEMLPQHFSRQTSLPNNPGPLFRTQSQPPQLPVGSITRVEYPSNPVCGKPSTAFSPARVSSARLGIQAPRPRFSAKKAGIEAQNPKEPSATETPTETRPSLTRKFSSPDCLASTTWASGLQTKSPSATNSSRSITSPIPFSRVTRCQSPMSNQNIQLSTVSSASITRPPQTSTSTSPCSPPWGSRCHSPMVSQNVQSSNNSSAHDFRFQTSNSSRSLPWGSRCQSPMVSQNVQSFNNSSAHDFRFQTSNSSRSLPWGSRCQSPMVVNPQSSNASHIPSKTSTNTSPPWESRCQSPIVSMSTENATISSLSSSRHFQTSTTAPHRSPPWSPRCQSPLVIQTVHPSTISTSKLSRTPTTTSPISPPWGSRSQSPALSHTSLSFPSSHRLSVSSASSPVPLPKDSRCMSPINNNLDSKANHRLLAKNIINAAKRKNSPSPGALSGHSLPISPVGYSHHGYDYKPFQSQPLGGQSPTFTSPPRTPTQRICSPVRLYNTRSLTDSDASIESEDSGMRSPGMHSYNTCPRGWGGSLRVKKTTISTDL, encoded by the exons ATGGAGATGGAGAAGGGACACATGTCTTTGCGTAGAGAAGTGAGCTGGAGTCCAGGAGGACTGACTAAACCTATCCAAGCAGCGCAACAAGCCACCACCGTGGAGGAGTGCAACAAAACACATGAAACGACTGGACTCAAAACGGAGCAGATGAGCAGCAAAACAA ATCTAACCAGGAGTGTCAGCTTATCTGAGAAGGAGCTCAAGGAGGCCCGCCTGAGGAGTCACATCATTGCTGCTCAGCTCACTGTCCCGTCCAGCTCCAGCTCCAGAGGCGTGCAACTCTTCAACCGGCGCAAGCAGAGAGTCAGCGCCTTTACACTGGAAAGCAGTGGAGTGCAGTCCAAGGGGGATATAACCGGGAATGTGAAACCCAACCCGTCATGTAGCAAACTAACATGGACAGAGAGAAGTCGTGAGGAAAAGGACAAAGACTTGAATTACAAGAATTGCACTAGCAGCCCACTCTTCGTGCCTATTGGGAGAATACAAGCAGCAGGTGATAACATGGAGGAACAAGGTGACCATTATGCCAAAGAAGATGTCGCTGAGCCCAGCACTGTCCAAGAAAGACATTTCCTTCCTGTAAAGGAAATGGATgagcaggaagaggaggaaaggGATCTAGTCTACAAAGAACTTGAAGGCAAAGTCAAAGATGAGCTTCCACCTGAAAGAGAAAATACTAATCCAATTGCAATGAGTCTTATGGAGAGTGAGGCAGCGATAAACGGAGGTCATACGGCATCTCCTCCTCTCGAAAACCTGTCTAATGGACCTCCGATGACTACTGTGACTACATCCAAGCAGACCACCATCATTAATCGAACTGCCAGGCCGTTCTTCTCACCACTGACAGTGCAGTCTCAAGAGGCAGCTAGTCCTGTCATGGACAACCTCCCTGCTCGTTCTGCATTCACTGCTCCCCAGTCCGTGGCAGTTTCACCTCCGCCTCCTCCAGCATATCCCACACCTCCCTTGCCAGCCTTCACAAACAAGCCTCCAAAGGCCGATTACTTCAGTCCACCTGTTACGTCTCCCTCTAACCCTCCACCACACCCTGCCTTCACTGTATCtcaaaatgctgcttcaccccaTCCCCATTATGGACCTCCAACAGCCCCAAAGCCTTCTACCTTCGTTCCTCAGTCTTTTGCAGAAAGGAAGTTGACGCCACCAATAAAAACAGAATCACTTGAGGATAGTGCTGCGAAACGACCAACTAAAAAGTCAATGTTCACATTCAAAGAGAAGAAGGTCGTAGCTCCGAACCCCGAGCTGCTTTCTCTGGTGCAAGGAGTGGatgaaaagaagaaacaaaGGCAAAGATCTGTGCCTGAGCCCGCATCTGAGGAGGAGTTACTAGCTCTGGGTGCAGAAGCATCCAACTTCCTTGCCAAAGAGGAAGAAAGGGCTGAAGAAGCCAAAGCCCCGGAGTGGACCTCTTGTCTTAAGAGCTCCAGAACCTATACAAGGGTGGAACATAAACCAGAACAGACCCTCAATGATGCATCAGGAAAAGGTGCAGATCTTTTTGCCAAGCGCAAGTCCAGAATGGAGAAATATGTTATCGAGAATCAAAATGCAGGTCACCACATTAGATCTCCTTCTCCAACAATgtctttgccgccatcttgggtTTACCCATCAAATATGCCTGGGAGGGTCAAAGCTATTGCTAAAAACTCTGACATGTGTGCTCAACTTGCACAAAACGTGAAAGCCCAACAAACTGCCAAGCCAAAACCAAGACAAACTGCACCAGCAATACAGGTTCAAGAGACACCTCCTCTTGAGAATGGTTGCTCCAAGATCGAGATGGACCTGTCAAGACACCGACCCTACCAGCTTAACTCATCCCTTTTCATCCTTAAGCCAGTCAAGGACCCATTGAGTACCCTACCAAAAGGAGCGCCACAGTCCAAGAACGAGATGCTCCCTCAGCATTTTTCGAGACAGACTTCCTTACCTAACAACCCTGGCCCTCTCTTTCGCACCCAGTCTCAACCTCCTCAGCTTCCTGTCGGATCCATCACGAGAGTAGAGTATCCATCAAATCCAGTTTGTGGTAAGCCATCAACTGCTTTCTCTCCAGCCCGTGTGTCATCTGCTCGGCTGGGGATTCAGGCACCAAGGCCAAGATTTTCTGCCAAGAAAGCGGGGATTGAAGCACAG AATCCAAAGGAACCCTCCGCAACTGAAACCCCCACTGAGACTCGGCCGAGCCTTACAAGGAAGTTCAGCAGTCCCGACTGTCTCGCCAGTACAACGTGGGCGTCCGGCCTTCAAACTAAGAGCCCCTCGGCAACCAACTCGAGCCGATCCATCACATCACCGATTCCTTTTTCAAGGGTTACAAGATGCCAATCTCCGATGAGCAACCAAAATATCCAGCTTTCCACGGTTTCATCAGCTTCAATAACCAGACCACCTCAGACCTCTACATCCACATCTCCATGCTCTCCGCCTTGGGGTTCAAGATGCCACTCCCCAATGGTATCTCAGAATGTCCAATCATCCAACAACTCCTCTGCTCACGATTTCAGATTCCAAACATCCAATTCCTCTCGTTCGCTACCATGGGGTTCAAGATGCCAGTCCCCGATGGTATCCCAGAATGTCCAATCATTCAACAACTCCTCTGCTCACGATTTCAGATTCCAAACATCCAATTCCTCTCGTTCGCTACCATGGGGTTCAAGATGCCAGTCCCCGATGGTAGTCAATCCTCAATCTTCAAATGCTTCACACATTCCATCTAAAACATCTACAAACACCTCTCCACCTTGGGAATCAAGATGCCAGTCCCCCATAGTTAGCATGAGTACCGAGAATGCCACCATCTCCTCACTTTCTTCTTccagacattttcaaacatccaCAACTGCACCTCACCGTTCTCCTCCTTGGAGTCCAAGGTGTCAGTCACCATTGGTAATCCAGACTGTCCATCCTTCCACTATTTCTACTTCCAAACTTTCCAGAACACCAACTACCACTTCTCCCATCTCGCCACCTTGGGGCTCACGTTCCCAGTCTCCTGCGCTTTCTCATACTAGTTTGTCTTTCCCCTCTTCTCACCGTCTGTCCGTATCCTCtgcttcctctcctgttccCCTACCCAAGGACAGTCGCTGCATGTCCCCGATCAATAATAATTTAGATTCAAAGGCCAACCATCGACTGCTGGCAAAGAACATTATTAATGCAGCCAAACGTAAAAACAGCCCATCTCCAGGTGCACTGAGCGGTCACAGCTTGCCGATCTCACCTGTGGGATACTCCCACCATGGCTATGACTACAAACCATTCCAGTCACAACCGCTGGGGGGCCAGTCGCCTACCTTCACCAGTCCTCCTCGAACCCCAACGCAGAGGATCTGCTCTCCCGTGAGGCTCTACAACACACGCTCCCTGACTGACTCTGATGCGTCCATTGAGTCCGAGGACTCGGGCATGCGGTCACCTGGCATGCATTCTTACAACACCTGTCCCCGTGGCTGGGGCGGCAGTCTGAGGGTGAAGAAAACCACCATCTCAACTGATCTGTGA